The following coding sequences are from one Mus pahari chromosome X, PAHARI_EIJ_v1.1, whole genome shotgun sequence window:
- the Tex13a gene encoding testis-expressed protein 13A isoform X1, whose product MALNPEDLGSGFRHSKVSMFINEQMAKHDKGPDFYLENLSLSWEEVEDKFKVILEDSEVPNEAREACAWGTLALGVRFAHRQGCLQGHGVQWLQDLSSLHKVSALSLSPDLKQLIHQQEMEQKEVAIQLQIAQAKLEEVQKERDLLRLKIFQAELKALPNAVRPAVAIPPAARRGGMRTQWSSAKENLAEWMAAATGRPNEKANVREAAVAGTITSPEEASEEPNGSFMKLLGVVKWKNYPLKRQRADLRPKKASMCSFSQSLNLRSTASSEPFTVQLPASFTYSYESPFPAIPTTSQLPTTERSPHMYPYSMASDISHLSDMGIHRGDHQELPKDKRFSAFRRPGDWDCPWCKAVNFSRRENCFHCGKGIWLQNP is encoded by the exons ATGGCCTTGAATCCTGAGGATCTCGGTAGTGGGTTCAGGCATAGCAAGGTGTCAATGTTCATCAATGAACAAATGGCCAAGCACGACAAAGGCCCTGATTTCTACCTTGAGAACCTGTCACTGTCTTGGGAAGAGGTGGAAGacaagtttaaagtcatccttgaGGATAGTGAGGTACCTAACGAAGCTCGGGAAGCCTGTGCCTGGGGCACCCTGGCCTTGGGTGTACGCTTCGCTCACAGGCAAGGCTGCTTACAAGGGCATGGTGTGCAGTGGCTGCAAGACTTGTCTAGCCTACATAAGGTGTCTGCACTCTCCTTGTCACCAGACCTGAAGCAGCTCATCCACCAGCAAGAGATGGAGCAGAAGGAGGTAGCTATCCAGCTTCAAATTGCTCAGGCCAAACTGGAAGaagtacagaaagagagagacctaCTGAGACTGAAGATCTTCCAGGCA GAGCTGAAGGCTCTCCCGAATGCAGTAAGACCAGCTGTGGCCATTCCTCCTGCTGCCAGAAGAGGAGGGATGAGAACTCAATGGTCAAGTGCGAAGGAGAACTTGGCAGAGTGGATGGCTGCTGCCACAGGAAGACCGAATGAGAAGGCAAATGTGAGAGAAGCTGCAGTGGCAGGGACAATAACTTCCCCAGAAGAGGCCTCAGAGGAGCCCAATGGAAGTTTCATGAAGCTTCTAGGAGTCGTGAAGTGGAAAAATTATCCCCTGAAAAGGCAGAGAGCAGATCTCAGACCCAAGAAGGCATCCATGTGTTCTTTCTCTCAGTCCCTAAATCTGAGATCGACTGCCTCCTCTGAGCCCTTTACTGTCCAACTCCCAGCCTCATTCACATACTCCTATGAAAGCCCCTTCCCGGCCATACCAACAACTTCCCAACTACCAACAACAGAAAGATCACCTCATATGTATCCCTATTCTATGGCCTCTGATATAAGTCATCTGTCTGATATGGGAATCCACAGAGGAGATCATCAAGAACTACCAAAAGACAAGAGATTTTCAGCATTCCGTAGGCCTGGGGATTGGGACTGTCCTTGGTGTAAAGCTGTGAATTTTTCAAGGAGGGAAAACTGTTTCCACTGTGGGAAGGGAATTTGGCTGCAAAACCCTTAA
- the Tex13a gene encoding testis-expressed protein 13A isoform X2: MALNPEDLGSGFRHSKVSMFINEQMAKHDKGPDFYLENLSLSWEEVEDKFKVILEDSEVPNEAREACAWGTLALGVRFAHRQGCLQGHGVQWLQDLSSLHKVSALSLSPDLKQLIHQQEMEQKEVAIQLQIAQAKLEEVQKERDLLRLKIFQARFATRMRVLQDYRG; the protein is encoded by the exons ATGGCCTTGAATCCTGAGGATCTCGGTAGTGGGTTCAGGCATAGCAAGGTGTCAATGTTCATCAATGAACAAATGGCCAAGCACGACAAAGGCCCTGATTTCTACCTTGAGAACCTGTCACTGTCTTGGGAAGAGGTGGAAGacaagtttaaagtcatccttgaGGATAGTGAGGTACCTAACGAAGCTCGGGAAGCCTGTGCCTGGGGCACCCTGGCCTTGGGTGTACGCTTCGCTCACAGGCAAGGCTGCTTACAAGGGCATGGTGTGCAGTGGCTGCAAGACTTGTCTAGCCTACATAAGGTGTCTGCACTCTCCTTGTCACCAGACCTGAAGCAGCTCATCCACCAGCAAGAGATGGAGCAGAAGGAGGTAGCTATCCAGCTTCAAATTGCTCAGGCCAAACTGGAAGaagtacagaaagagagagacctaCTGAGACTGAAGATCTTCCAGGCA AGATTTGCCACCCGTATGAGAGTTCTGCAAGACTACAGAGGATGA